A window from Limanda limanda chromosome 14, fLimLim1.1, whole genome shotgun sequence encodes these proteins:
- the LOC133019153 gene encoding gap junction delta-2 protein-like, which yields MGEWTILERLLEAAVQQHSTMIGRILLTVVVIFRILIVGIVGEKVYEDEQIMFICNTMQPGCNQACYDKAFPISHIRYWVFQIILVCTPSLCFITYSVHQSAKARDRSYSLLHPYMDHHGHGHHGRHHDHHARKLHSRNINGILLHPDSSKEDHDCEVKEIPNGPRGLPQTKSSKVRRQEGISRFYVIQVVFRNMLEIGFLAGQYFLYGFNVPGMFECDRYPCVKEVECYVSRPTEKTVFLVFMFAVSGVCVLLNLAELNHLGWRKIKTAMRGVQARRKSICEVRKKDVSHLSQTPNLGRTQSSESAYV from the coding sequence GATCCTGCTGACAGTGGTGGTGATTTTCCGGATCCTGATCGTTGGCATCGTGGGGGAGAAGGTGTACGAGGATGAGCAAATCATGTTCATCTGCAACACCATGCAGCCCGGCTGCAACCAGGCCTGCTACGACAAGGCCTTCCCCATCTCGCACATCCGCTACTGGGTCTTTCAGATCATCCTGGTGTGCACACCGAGCCTGTGCTTCATCACATATTCTGTTCATCAGTCCGCCAAGGCACGTGACCGAAGCTATTCTCTCCTGCATCCCTATATGGATCACCATGGTCATGGTCACCACGGTCGCCATCACGATCATCACGCTCGCAAGCTTCACTCTCGCAACATCAACGGCATCCTGCTGCACCCCGACAGCAGTAAGGAGGATCACGACTGTGAGGTCAAGGAGATCCCTAATGGACCCCGAGGACTCCCTCAAACAAAGAGTTCTAAAGTGCGACGGCAGGAAGGCATCTCGCGCTTCTACGTCATCCAGGTAGTGTTCCGCAACATGCTGGAGATCGGCTTTCTGGCCGGCCAGTACTTCCTGTACGGCTTCAACGTACCAGGGATGTTTGAGTGTGATCGATACCCATGTGTGAAGGAGGTGGAGTGTTACGTGTCTCGTCCCACAGAAAAGACCGTGTTTCTGGTCTTTATGTTTGCCGTGAGTGGCGTTTGTGTGCTGCTCAACCTGGCTGAGCTCAACCACCTTGGCTGGCGGAAGATAAAGACGGCCATGCGAGGGGTGCAGGCTCGAAGAAAGTCCATTTGTGAAGTGCGCAAGAAGGATGTTTCACACCTGTCCCAGACCCCCAACCTGGGCAGGACCCAGTCTAGTGAGTCAGCCTACGTCTGA